One Streptococcus gallolyticus subsp. gallolyticus DSM 16831 DNA window includes the following coding sequences:
- a CDS encoding ABC-F family ATP-binding cassette domain-containing protein, whose product MSILEVKHLSHGFDERTIFEDVSFRLLKGEHIGLVGANGEGKSTFMSIVTGHLQPDEGKVEWSKYVTAGYLDQHTVLEAGMSVRDVLRTAFDELFKTEARINEIYMSMADDGADMDALMEEVGELQDRLESRDFYTLDAKIDEVARALGVMDFGMDSDVTELSGGQRTKVLLAKLLLEKPDILLLDEPTNYLDAEHIEWLKRYLQNYENAFVLISHDIPFLNDVINIVYHVENHDLVRYTGDYDNFQAVYTMKKAQLEAAYERQQKEIADLQDFVNRNKARVATRNMAMSRQKKLDKMERIELQSEKPKPSFEFKESRTPSRFIFQTQDLEIGYDHPLTKPLNLTFERNQKVAIIGANGIGKTTLLKSLLGIIPPISGSVERGDYIELGYFEQEVVAGNRQTPLEAVWDAFPALNQAEVRAALARCGLTSKHIESQIQVLSGGEQAKVRFCLLMNRENNVLVLDEPTNHLDVDAKEELKRALKAYKGSILMVCHEPDFYEGWTEVWDFNELM is encoded by the coding sequence ATGAGTATTTTAGAAGTTAAACATTTAAGTCATGGTTTTGATGAGCGCACGATTTTTGAGGATGTCTCATTTCGTCTGTTAAAAGGGGAGCATATCGGTCTTGTCGGAGCCAATGGTGAAGGAAAATCAACCTTTATGAGCATTGTTACTGGTCATTTGCAGCCAGATGAGGGAAAAGTAGAGTGGTCAAAATACGTAACGGCTGGTTATTTGGATCAACACACGGTTCTTGAGGCAGGAATGAGCGTGCGTGACGTTTTGCGAACAGCTTTTGATGAGCTTTTCAAGACAGAAGCACGTATCAACGAGATTTATATGTCTATGGCGGATGATGGCGCTGATATGGACGCTTTGATGGAAGAAGTAGGGGAACTACAAGACCGTCTGGAATCACGTGATTTTTACACCCTAGACGCTAAAATCGATGAAGTCGCGCGTGCCCTTGGTGTGATGGATTTCGGTATGGATTCTGATGTTACCGAACTTTCTGGTGGGCAACGTACCAAGGTGTTATTGGCAAAACTGTTGCTTGAAAAGCCAGATATCTTACTTTTGGACGAACCGACCAACTACCTTGATGCCGAACACATCGAATGGTTGAAACGTTATTTACAGAACTACGAGAATGCCTTTGTCTTGATTTCACATGACATTCCATTCTTAAATGATGTTATCAATATCGTTTATCATGTGGAAAATCATGATTTGGTGCGTTATACTGGTGATTATGATAATTTCCAAGCTGTTTATACCATGAAAAAAGCACAATTAGAAGCAGCTTATGAACGTCAACAGAAAGAAATCGCAGACTTGCAAGATTTTGTTAATCGTAACAAGGCGCGTGTTGCAACACGTAATATGGCAATGTCACGTCAGAAAAAATTGGATAAGATGGAACGCATCGAATTACAATCTGAAAAACCGAAACCCTCTTTTGAATTTAAAGAGTCACGTACACCAAGCCGTTTCATCTTCCAGACACAAGATTTAGAAATTGGTTATGACCACCCATTGACAAAACCACTCAATCTCACTTTTGAGCGCAATCAGAAAGTGGCTATCATTGGTGCCAATGGTATCGGTAAAACGACTTTGCTGAAAAGCTTGCTTGGTATTATCCCGCCAATTTCAGGTAGTGTTGAACGTGGCGATTACATTGAACTTGGTTATTTTGAACAAGAAGTCGTAGCAGGAAATCGTCAAACGCCGCTGGAAGCTGTTTGGGATGCTTTCCCAGCGCTCAATCAAGCAGAAGTCCGTGCAGCACTTGCACGTTGTGGATTGACTTCAAAACACATTGAAAGTCAAATTCAGGTGCTCTCAGGTGGTGAACAAGCCAAAGTTCGCTTCTGTTTATTAATGAATCGTGAAAATAACGTTCTTGTCCTTGACGAACCAACCAACCACTTGGACGTTGATGCCAAAGAAGAACTCAAACGTGCCCTAAAAGCCTACAAAGGAAGCATTCTCATGGTTTGTCACGAACCTGATTTTTACGAAGGTTGGACAGAAGTCTGGGACTTTAACGAACTTATGTAA
- a CDS encoding ECF transporter S component, whose product MKHLTTRQLVELSLYAALIFISVQFLRIPLGAQFVHFGNALVVVAVLLYGSRLGALVAAIGLGLFDVLNGYAAEVWITILESLIVCLVLHFVFEKLMHSDDKTRNVIIVGIVAAITKIISNLVKYTIINSIVGGLQFQVAFLAALVKIGGTFGSALVTIISVPILYPILKQIFSHHAQPKTISE is encoded by the coding sequence ATGAAACATCTCACTACACGTCAACTTGTCGAATTAAGCTTATATGCGGCTTTAATTTTCATCAGTGTCCAATTTTTGCGTATTCCTCTTGGAGCTCAATTTGTCCATTTCGGAAATGCTTTAGTGGTTGTTGCTGTTTTACTTTACGGTTCACGATTAGGTGCGCTAGTAGCAGCTATCGGACTAGGTTTATTCGATGTGTTAAATGGATACGCTGCAGAAGTTTGGATTACCATATTAGAGTCTTTGATAGTTTGTCTGGTTCTTCATTTTGTGTTTGAAAAATTAATGCACTCTGATGATAAAACGCGCAACGTTATCATTGTTGGGATAGTTGCAGCGATAACAAAAATTATTAGTAATCTTGTCAAATACACGATTATCAATAGCATTGTCGGTGGTCTCCAGTTTCAAGTCGCTTTCCTAGCAGCCTTGGTTAAAATCGGTGGCACATTCGGGTCAGCTCTGGTAACGATTATCTCTGTTCCAATTCTCTACCCAATTCTCAAACAAATCTTTTCACATCACGCACAACCCAAAACCATTTCTGAATGA
- a CDS encoding PLP-dependent aminotransferase family protein, translated as MTSKYQEIMTAIVEQIESGILKKGDKIPSIRTLSQSYHCSKDTVQRALLELKFKNYIYAVNKSGYYVLEGKSQKEEPLNLSLTEYNNMAYENFTTCLTETLVNRENYLFNYYYQQQGLQELILSLKNYLEKGAIYAKENDILVTSGTQQALYILSQVSFPNKKTTILLEQPTYHRMIDLVASQNLPYQTIERDFNGIDLTALERLFKTQDIKFFYTISRFSNPLGLSYTPAEKQKIVELAQKYDVYIIEDDYMGDFTKSTDLPLHYYDTSGHVIYLKSFSMTIFPALRLGTIVLPQPLMQAFLEHKKMIDYDTNLIMQKALSLYLDSGMFEKNLNYLSQVFHEQVAKTTVLLSQFPNIQHYSASLQHLLIELPQDRHLGELKFTNKINYLENSYLTTPQKRFIQIPNDNHLSETLNIIAK; from the coding sequence ATGACAAGTAAATATCAAGAAATCATGACGGCTATTGTAGAACAAATTGAATCTGGAATCTTAAAAAAAGGAGATAAAATCCCTTCAATTCGTACCCTTAGTCAAAGCTATCATTGTAGCAAAGACACGGTACAACGGGCACTCTTGGAACTCAAATTTAAAAATTACATCTATGCTGTTAACAAGAGCGGTTATTATGTTCTTGAAGGCAAAAGTCAAAAAGAAGAGCCGCTTAATTTGAGTTTGACAGAATATAATAACATGGCGTACGAGAATTTCACGACGTGTTTGACAGAAACGTTAGTTAATCGCGAAAATTACCTTTTTAACTACTACTATCAACAACAAGGGTTGCAAGAATTGATTCTATCCTTAAAAAACTACTTGGAAAAAGGGGCTATTTATGCTAAGGAAAACGATATTTTAGTCACTTCAGGAACCCAACAAGCGCTTTATATTCTTTCACAAGTTTCATTTCCAAATAAAAAGACAACGATTCTCTTAGAACAGCCGACTTATCACCGTATGATTGATTTGGTGGCTTCACAAAATCTTCCTTACCAGACGATTGAGCGTGATTTTAACGGTATTGATTTGACCGCATTAGAACGATTGTTTAAAACGCAAGACATCAAGTTTTTCTACACGATTTCACGATTTTCAAACCCGCTCGGACTATCTTATACCCCAGCTGAAAAGCAAAAAATTGTAGAATTAGCTCAAAAATATGACGTTTACATCATCGAAGATGATTACATGGGAGATTTCACGAAATCAACGGATTTGCCCTTGCATTATTATGATACGTCAGGTCATGTTATCTACTTAAAATCATTTTCAATGACCATTTTTCCAGCTTTGCGTCTTGGGACAATTGTGCTTCCTCAGCCATTAATGCAGGCTTTTCTGGAGCACAAAAAAATGATTGACTATGACACCAATCTCATTATGCAAAAAGCCTTGTCTCTCTATTTGGATAGTGGCATGTTTGAAAAAAATCTGAATTATCTGAGTCAGGTATTTCATGAACAAGTCGCTAAAACGACCGTGCTTCTCTCACAATTTCCAAATATTCAGCATTACAGCGCATCGCTCCAGCACCTTCTGATTGAATTGCCACAAGATAGACATTTAGGAGAACTCAAATTTACCAATAAAATCAATTATTTAGAAAATAGTTATCTGACAACTCCTCAAAAGCGTTTTATCCAAATTCCAAATGATAATCATCTATCAGAAACGCTAAATATTATTGCAAAATAA
- a CDS encoding DUF4231 domain-containing protein, translating to MNDYTEMTIETYLAERLTKEIAAYEKKSHFHRAWFIVFKVIQIIVLALVPILASLPIPCFKLLAVIASCLVLVLEALLAVSNHKDKWRIYHATSKELASEKFTFETTSGIYNKEKLTEDRFALLVDRCENIIKNKE from the coding sequence ATGAACGATTATACTGAAATGACGATTGAAACTTACTTGGCGGAACGTTTAACTAAAGAAATTGCTGCTTACGAGAAAAAGAGCCACTTTCACCGTGCATGGTTTATTGTTTTTAAGGTGATTCAAATCATTGTTTTGGCGCTTGTTCCGATTTTAGCAAGCCTTCCAATTCCTTGCTTTAAACTGCTTGCTGTCATTGCTTCGTGCCTTGTTTTGGTTCTTGAAGCTCTGCTTGCCGTTTCAAATCACAAAGATAAATGGCGTATTTATCACGCCACATCAAAAGAACTTGCTTCAGAAAAATTCACTTTTGAAACGACATCTGGCATTTATAATAAAGAAAAATTAACCGAAGACCGCTTCGCTCTGTTAGTTGACCGTTGTGAAAATATTATCAAAAATAAAGAGTAA
- the ylqF gene encoding ribosome biogenesis GTPase YlqF, whose product MANIQWFPGHMSKARRQVQENLKHVDFVTILVDARLPLSSQNPMLTKIVGDKPKLMILNKADLADSNRTKEWRNYFEKQGIKTLAVNSKEQATVKLVTDAARSLMADKLAKLRERGIQKETLRTMIIGIPNAGKSTLMNRLAGKKIAVVGNKPGVTKGQQWLKSNKDLEILDTPGILWPKFEDEVVGLKLALTGAIKDQLLPMDEVTIFGLNFFKKYYPERLVERFKGINLEEEAPEIIMAMTQKLGFRDDYDRFYSLFVKDVREGKLGRYTLDVVGEVENGDR is encoded by the coding sequence ATGGCTAATATCCAATGGTTTCCTGGGCATATGTCGAAAGCACGCCGACAAGTTCAGGAAAATCTGAAACACGTTGATTTTGTAACAATTTTGGTTGACGCTCGTTTGCCACTATCAAGCCAAAATCCAATGTTAACCAAAATCGTCGGAGATAAACCGAAATTGATGATTCTGAACAAAGCCGACCTTGCTGATAGCAATCGAACAAAAGAATGGCGTAACTATTTTGAAAAACAAGGCATCAAAACCCTAGCTGTTAATTCAAAAGAACAAGCTACTGTAAAATTGGTAACCGATGCCGCCAGATCACTAATGGCTGATAAATTAGCTAAATTACGTGAACGTGGCATTCAAAAAGAAACCTTGCGCACAATGATTATCGGTATTCCAAACGCTGGTAAATCAACATTAATGAATCGTTTAGCAGGTAAAAAAATTGCAGTTGTTGGTAATAAACCAGGGGTTACTAAAGGACAACAATGGCTTAAGTCTAATAAAGACTTGGAAATCCTAGATACCCCAGGGATTCTTTGGCCAAAATTCGAAGATGAAGTAGTAGGACTCAAACTCGCCTTAACAGGTGCTATCAAGGACCAGCTTTTGCCAATGGATGAAGTAACAATTTTCGGCCTTAATTTCTTTAAAAAATACTATCCAGAACGTCTTGTTGAACGCTTCAAAGGTATCAACTTAGAAGAAGAAGCGCCTGAGATTATTATGGCTATGACACAAAAATTGGGCTTTCGTGATGATTATGACCGTTTTTACAGCCTTTTTGTTAAAGATGTCCGCGAAGGCAAACTTGGTCGTTACACTCTGGACGTCGTAGGAGAAGTTGAAAATGGCGACCGTTAA
- a CDS encoding pyridoxamine kinase, protein MKNPTKSVIVANDIVGLGKVALSTALPVLSACQIEVIPLPTVLLSSHTGGFENISIIELNQATTGFLTQWNTINFSVDGLMTGYFNSQKQLHQIAEFAKQRKLARFVDPIMADNGRLYAGYQQDFVTVMQQFCQNADVITPNITEACLLADVPYLGEDYTRKDIEELLLRLKKFHNKHVILTGVSFETGQIGLAHFNQQSGSITYHMSKAYPHHFFGTGDLLCAVLGAGYFHGLSLDKTAEVALDFIDKTLQLTLELKRDLKLGLCYEPYLLDLAIQMKRLKEEKE, encoded by the coding sequence ATGAAGAATCCTACAAAGTCAGTTATCGTTGCCAATGATATTGTCGGTTTGGGTAAGGTCGCCTTGTCAACGGCTTTACCTGTTTTGTCAGCTTGTCAGATCGAGGTCATTCCGTTGCCAACAGTGCTTTTATCGTCGCATACAGGTGGTTTTGAAAATATTAGCATTATAGAATTGAATCAAGCGACAACAGGCTTTTTAACCCAGTGGAATACCATAAATTTTTCTGTTGATGGCTTGATGACTGGTTATTTCAACTCTCAAAAACAATTGCATCAAATAGCAGAATTTGCTAAACAAAGAAAACTGGCACGTTTTGTTGACCCTATCATGGCTGACAATGGGCGTTTGTATGCAGGCTATCAGCAAGATTTTGTGACCGTCATGCAGCAATTTTGTCAGAATGCTGATGTCATTACGCCAAACATTACTGAAGCTTGTTTACTAGCAGATGTTCCTTATCTCGGTGAAGATTATACAAGAAAAGATATTGAAGAATTGCTTTTAAGGCTTAAAAAATTTCATAATAAGCACGTGATTTTAACGGGTGTTTCTTTTGAAACAGGGCAAATCGGATTAGCACATTTCAATCAACAGAGCGGCAGCATCACTTATCATATGTCTAAAGCTTATCCGCACCATTTTTTTGGAACAGGTGATTTATTGTGTGCTGTTTTGGGAGCTGGTTATTTTCATGGCTTATCGTTGGATAAAACAGCAGAAGTAGCGCTTGATTTTATTGATAAAACCTTGCAATTGACTTTAGAGTTGAAACGAGATTTGAAATTAGGACTTTGTTATGAACCTTATTTGTTGGATTTAGCCATTCAAATGAAGCGCTTGAAGGAGGAAAAAGAATGA